The following coding sequences are from one Cystobacter fuscus DSM 2262 window:
- a CDS encoding fibronectin type III domain-containing protein encodes MRPLSPSQLRLLSCPAGYTVRGRVRVLGPDGTTWHNLSALFGRDFLEGVDVDESLDSPVAQATVRVLREVNGLSLSPLVTDSRANNLAGAYSPLLDAGRAFRVEVGLSALGCEPGPGDWLPLFYGRVDDVDAGDVVLTFKGRDFAGVLQDVWLRQEHPYGTTAGTPLQTVCQSILNDSHLSAFGLYVPTDLAWDLGPYNQAVEPVADALAKLATARGAEWRWKLRPDTGDWGLWLWVPDRSASEPVWEWGPKDYKDLGGLSTSLADVRTLVEVVYSDASDLDVTGQPKRKVVVREDAAATARYGYRAPDGSMVPRFMRVAEGAASNIRSQAAAGRLADAALADLSSASLGVSVEVALHPGLELADLARLAPNGVHFVDAQTLAMRQVTHSLSVSGGTTRVQLLGKPSLSPRAWLGLEARPGVAPAPTFTGPAAPSGLAVTNASTGAVLLFTAPDGTTGPTADSFELHMGATPGFVLSSDTLKAVSSSTRFDLTALPPGVTYYARVRSRDKKGNVGPASAEVTLSPRYLYPGTFLPSVTYGALPLNGDFEAHLDAAAPPDGCAMLQGTWGVDAFGDTSLTYSGARSLRLVARTGGTRLGLQPFVARAGERFAVKALFYPQEGGTSAGLYVTWLDAGFAPVGTTNVGAEALSGGTWRTLSGYVTVPAQGRYARVEVGTASSSSGRVLWVDSVVVEPSLTVVPAWQRLRHPVLGGNLTDYEEGWSPLPTAPVSYRLDPLGYVEFQGTLLSAITAINANSTAFTLPPGYLPGQNYLLRTHDQGRLCSVDVRPSGLVQAYNVVVGSQLSLDGVRFRPVN; translated from the coding sequence ATGCGCCCACTCTCCCCTTCCCAGCTTCGCCTGCTCTCCTGCCCCGCCGGCTACACCGTGCGCGGCCGCGTCCGCGTGCTCGGCCCGGACGGCACCACCTGGCACAACCTCTCCGCCCTCTTCGGCCGGGACTTCCTCGAGGGGGTGGACGTGGACGAGTCCCTGGACAGCCCGGTGGCCCAGGCCACGGTGCGGGTGCTGCGCGAGGTGAATGGCCTTTCCCTCTCGCCCCTGGTGACGGACTCGCGCGCCAACAACCTCGCCGGCGCCTACTCCCCCCTGCTGGACGCGGGACGCGCCTTCCGGGTGGAGGTGGGCCTCTCCGCGCTGGGCTGCGAGCCCGGCCCCGGGGACTGGCTGCCCCTCTTCTACGGCAGGGTGGACGACGTGGACGCCGGCGACGTGGTGCTCACCTTCAAGGGCCGGGACTTCGCGGGCGTGCTGCAGGACGTATGGCTGCGCCAGGAGCACCCGTACGGAACCACCGCGGGCACGCCCCTCCAGACGGTGTGCCAGTCCATTCTCAATGACTCGCACCTGTCTGCCTTCGGCCTCTACGTGCCGACCGATTTGGCCTGGGACTTGGGCCCCTACAACCAAGCCGTGGAGCCCGTGGCCGACGCCCTCGCGAAGCTCGCCACCGCTCGAGGCGCCGAGTGGCGCTGGAAGCTGCGCCCGGACACCGGAGACTGGGGCCTGTGGCTGTGGGTGCCCGACAGGAGCGCCTCCGAGCCCGTCTGGGAATGGGGCCCGAAGGACTACAAGGATCTCGGCGGGCTCTCCACCTCGCTCGCGGACGTGCGGACGCTCGTGGAGGTGGTGTACTCGGACGCGAGCGACTTGGACGTGACGGGGCAGCCCAAGCGCAAGGTGGTGGTGCGCGAGGACGCGGCCGCCACCGCTCGCTACGGGTACCGCGCGCCGGATGGCTCCATGGTGCCGCGCTTCATGCGCGTGGCCGAGGGGGCGGCCAGCAACATCCGCTCCCAGGCGGCCGCCGGGCGCCTGGCCGACGCGGCCCTCGCGGACTTGTCCTCGGCCTCGCTCGGGGTGAGCGTGGAGGTGGCGCTACACCCCGGGCTCGAGCTGGCCGACTTGGCGCGCCTCGCCCCCAACGGGGTGCACTTCGTCGACGCCCAGACGCTCGCCATGCGCCAAGTGACGCACTCCCTCTCCGTCTCCGGGGGCACCACGCGCGTGCAGCTGCTCGGCAAGCCGAGCCTCAGTCCGCGGGCCTGGCTCGGCCTCGAGGCCCGGCCCGGAGTGGCCCCGGCGCCCACCTTCACCGGCCCGGCCGCGCCCTCGGGGCTCGCCGTCACCAACGCCTCCACCGGCGCCGTGCTGCTCTTCACCGCCCCGGACGGCACCACCGGCCCCACCGCGGACAGCTTCGAGCTGCACATGGGCGCCACGCCGGGCTTCGTCCTCTCCAGCGACACCCTCAAGGCCGTGAGCAGTTCCACGCGCTTTGATTTGACCGCCCTCCCCCCCGGCGTCACCTACTACGCGCGCGTGCGCAGCCGGGACAAGAAGGGCAACGTGGGCCCGGCCTCGGCGGAGGTGACGCTGTCTCCCCGCTACCTCTACCCGGGGACATTCCTGCCCAGCGTCACCTACGGCGCCCTGCCCCTCAACGGGGACTTCGAGGCCCACCTGGACGCGGCCGCGCCGCCGGACGGGTGCGCCATGCTGCAGGGCACCTGGGGCGTGGACGCCTTCGGGGACACCTCGCTCACCTACTCCGGCGCGCGCTCGCTGCGCTTGGTGGCCCGGACGGGAGGGACGCGCCTGGGGCTGCAGCCCTTCGTGGCCCGGGCCGGGGAGCGCTTCGCCGTGAAGGCTCTCTTCTACCCCCAGGAGGGCGGCACGAGCGCGGGACTCTACGTCACCTGGCTCGACGCTGGCTTCGCCCCTGTGGGCACCACCAACGTGGGCGCCGAGGCGCTCTCCGGCGGCACGTGGCGGACGCTCTCCGGCTACGTCACCGTGCCCGCCCAGGGCCGCTACGCACGCGTGGAGGTGGGCACCGCTTCCTCGTCCTCCGGCCGCGTCCTCTGGGTGGACTCGGTGGTGGTGGAGCCCTCCCTCACGGTGGTGCCCGCATGGCAGCGACTGCGCCACCCCGTGTTGGGAGGCAACCTCACCGACTACGAGGAGGGGTGGAGCCCCCTCCCCACAGCCCCCGTGAGCTACCGACTGGATCCCCTGGGGTACGTTGAATTCCAGGGGACATTGCTGTCGGCCATCACGGCGATTAACGCCAACAGCACGGCCTTTACCCTGCCCCCCGGCTACCTGCCCGGACAAAACTACCTCCTGCGCACGCACGACCAGGGCCGTCTCTGCTCGGTGGACGTCCGTCCCTCGGGCCTCGTGCAGGCGTACAACGTCGTCGTCGGCTCGCAACTCAGTCTGGACGGTGTCCGCTTCCGGCCCGTCAACTGA
- a CDS encoding SIR2 family protein: MSKRVWILGAGFSRPLGGPLLNELMRSEVLNHLEACYPKAQFPKLDALIYDLVLRLYSYGSRSADNQARNRWNDVGEFIWGDAEQFLDYMDTAAAGGAGSPAYHRLVRIFKSWNCAPDVIPEPLELSRAAKRIVAAYCSAFLVGADPSTERWSPFVDWASRLTNDDTIITFNYDCVIEKLNAVTNKIHVVRLGESAMHSLSYHQRARLLKLHGSVNWQVKGLPDDSRELPTGEETVEVHHQPDFDFALKCKDSELAIASPGPLKKRISDGWLRQLWVAGEEAIRSADSIVFIGFRFPPSDSHARERLLTAIRGNEKAYLAVHTVLGVNSPDAQRLQSLLRFALSDRHPIADGSPPQNAGGLRFTLVDHPLYGEDFLSVCPAKWIDEPWRMFSSHWPQRR, translated from the coding sequence ATGAGCAAGCGAGTTTGGATTCTTGGTGCTGGGTTCAGTAGACCACTGGGTGGTCCATTGCTTAACGAGCTGATGCGTTCGGAAGTGCTGAATCATCTCGAAGCATGCTACCCCAAAGCGCAGTTCCCCAAGTTGGATGCACTCATTTACGACCTTGTTCTGCGTCTCTATAGCTATGGCTCAAGAAGCGCAGACAATCAGGCACGAAATCGCTGGAATGACGTTGGGGAGTTTATTTGGGGAGACGCGGAGCAGTTCCTTGACTACATGGACACTGCGGCCGCCGGCGGAGCAGGCTCTCCTGCCTACCATCGGCTTGTGCGCATCTTCAAGTCCTGGAATTGTGCGCCCGATGTAATCCCAGAACCCCTAGAGCTTTCCCGCGCCGCCAAGCGAATTGTGGCGGCCTACTGCTCCGCCTTTCTTGTCGGGGCCGATCCATCCACTGAGCGGTGGAGTCCGTTTGTGGATTGGGCTTCGCGTCTGACAAATGACGATACGATCATCACATTTAATTACGATTGCGTGATCGAGAAGCTCAATGCCGTCACCAACAAAATTCACGTAGTGCGACTGGGTGAGTCGGCGATGCACTCGCTATCCTATCACCAGCGTGCACGCCTGCTGAAGTTGCATGGCAGCGTGAATTGGCAGGTAAAGGGCTTGCCGGACGATTCCAGGGAACTGCCGACCGGTGAAGAGACGGTCGAGGTGCATCATCAGCCGGATTTCGATTTTGCCCTCAAGTGCAAGGATAGTGAGTTGGCGATCGCCAGTCCTGGCCCCCTCAAAAAGCGGATCTCCGACGGCTGGCTGCGGCAACTCTGGGTGGCTGGCGAGGAAGCAATCAGGAGTGCGGATTCCATTGTGTTTATTGGCTTTCGCTTCCCTCCCTCGGACAGCCACGCGCGCGAGCGCTTGTTGACGGCTATTCGAGGGAACGAGAAGGCGTATCTCGCCGTACACACTGTTCTTGGAGTTAATTCTCCGGATGCGCAGCGTCTCCAGAGTTTGCTTCGTTTCGCATTGTCTGACCGCCATCCTATTGCTGATGGGTCCCCGCCACAGAATGCTGGTGGTCTCAGGTTCACGCTCGTTGACCACCCTCTCTATGGTGAGGACTTCTTGTCTGTGTGTCCTGCGAAATGGATTGATGAGCCATGGAGAATGTTTTCCTCGCATTGGCCGCAGAGGCGATGA